From one Bos indicus x Bos taurus breed Angus x Brahman F1 hybrid chromosome 7, Bos_hybrid_MaternalHap_v2.0, whole genome shotgun sequence genomic stretch:
- the LOC113896303 gene encoding olfactory receptor 2G3: MEKANESSLIGFVLLGFSDHPRLEAVLFVFVLLFYLLTLVGNITIIIISYLDPPLHTPMYFFLGNLSFLDICFTTSLAPHTLVNLRGPEKTITYGGCVVQLCISLALGSTECILLVVMALDRYVAVCKPLHYVVIMNPRLCQQLAFISWLSGLASSLIHATFTLQLPFCGNHRLDHFICEVPALLKLACVDTTINELVLFVVSILFLLIPPALILISYGFITQAVLRLKSVEARRKAFSTCSSHLTVVIIFYGTIIYMYLQPINSYAQDQGKFISLFYTMVTPTLNPIIYTLRNKDVKDALKKLLTGKLCFLQT; encoded by the coding sequence ATGGAAAAAGCCAATGAGAGTTCTCTGATTGGTTTTGTCCTTCTAGGATTTTCAGACCACCCTcgcctagaggctgtgctctttgtatttgtccttttgttctACCTCCTGACCCTTGTGGGAAatatcaccattatcatcatctCATACCTGGATCCTCCTCTTCATACCCCTATGTACTTCTTCCTTGGCAACCTCTCCTTTCTGGACATCTGCTTCACTACTAGCCTTGCACCTCACACCCTAGTTAACCTGCGAGGACCAGAGAAAACCATCACTTATGGTGGTTGTGTGGTACAGCTCTGTATTTCTCTAGCACTGGGCTCAACCGAGTGTATCCTCCTGGTTGTGATGGCCTTGGATCGCTATGTTGCTGTTTGCAAACCTCTTCACTATGTGGTCATCATGAATCCACGGCTATGCCAGCAGCTGGCATTTATCTCCTGGCTCAGTGGTTTGGCCAGTTCCTTGATTCATGCAACCTTTACTTTGCAGTTGCCCTTTTGTGGCAACCACAGGCTGGATCATTTTATTTGTGAAGTACCAGCTCTCCTTAAGTTGGCTTGTGTGGATACCACCATCAATGAGTTGGTCCTTTTTGTTGTTAGTATCCTGTTTCTCCTAATCCCCCCAGCACTCATCCTTATCTCCTATGGCTTCATAACTCAAGCAGTGCTGAGGCTCAAGTCAGTGGAGGCAAGGCGCAAAGCCTTCAgcacctgctcctcccaccttACGGTGGTGATCATTTTCTATGGCACCATAATTTACATGTACCTGCAACCAATCAACAGTTATGCTCAGGACCAAGGCAAGTTCATCTCACTTTTCTATACCATGGTGACCCCCACCTTAAATCCTATTATTTACACATTAAGAAACAAGGATGTGAAAGATGCTCTGAAGAAGCTTCTCACAGGAAAACTATGCTTTCTACAGACATGA
- the LOC113895482 gene encoding cytochrome c oxidase subunit 7B, mitochondrial — MFNLRMFPLAKNALSRLRVQSIQQAVARQIHQKRAPDFHDKYGNAVLASGATFCVAVWVYMATQIGIEWNPSPVGRVTPKEWREQ; from the coding sequence ATGTTCAACCTCAGGATGTTTCCCTTGGCCAAAAACGCACTAAGTCGTCTGAGAGTTCAAAGCATTCAGCAAGCAGTGGCAAGGCAGATCCATCAAAAGCGGGCACCTGATTTCCATGACAAATATGGTAATGCTGTATTAGCTAGTGGAGCCACTTTCTGTGTTGCTGTATGGGTATATATGGCAACACAAATTGGAATAGAGTGGAACCCATCACCTGTTGGCAGAGTCACCCCAAAGGAATGGAGAGAACAGTAA
- the LOC113896304 gene encoding olfactory receptor 2G2-like, translating into MGMVKSTNEGNITGFILLGFSDYPQLQMALFVVILILYLLTILGNITIILISHLEPKLNTPMYFFLSHLSFLDLCFTSSVIPQLLVNLQDPMKPITYGGCVVQLYVSHALGSTECVLLAVMSYDRYVAICRPLHYALLMHPHLCMALTSLAWLSGVATTLVQSTLTLQLPLCGHHQVDHFICEVPVLIKLACVDTTFNEAELFVASILFLVVPISFILVSYGYITKAVLKINSATGRKKVFGTCSSHVTVVIMFYGTIMFMYLQSAKSTYKDQGKFVSLFYTVVTPMLNPLIYTLRNKEVKEALKKVLGKILVIKFT; encoded by the coding sequence ATGGGGATGGTGAAGAGCACCAATGAGGGAAACATAACAGGTTTTATCCTGTTAGGGTTTTCTGATTACCCTCAGTTACAGATGGCTCTCTTTGTGGTCATCTTGATCTTATATTTACTAACCATTTTAGGGAACATCACCATCATTCTGATATCTCATCTGGAACCCAAACTTAATACAccaatgtattttttcctttctcatctctctttccTGGACCTCTGCTTTACTAGCAGTGTTATTCCTCAGCTCCTGGTAAACTTGCAGGATCCCATGAAACCCATTACCTATGGTGGCTGCGTGGTTCAGCTCTACGTCTCTCATGCTCTTGGATCTACTGAGTGTGTCCTTCTGGCTGTAATGTCCTATgatcgctatgtggccatctgccgTCCCCTCCACTATGCTCTCCTAATGCATCCTCATCTCTGCATGGCCCTGACATCTTTAGCATGGCTTAGTGGGGTGGCCACCACCCTGGTACAGTCCACTCTCACCCTGCAGCTACCTTTATGTGGGCATCACCAAGTGGATCATTTTATCTGCGAAGTCCCTGTACTTATCAAGTTGGCTTGTGTGGATACCACTTTCAATGAGGCTGAGCTCTTTGTGGCTAGTATCCTCTTCCTTGTTGTGCCTATCTCCTTCATACTAGTCTCCTATGGTTACATTACCAAGGCAGTTTTGAAGATCAACTCAGCTACTGGAAGAAAGAAAGTTTTTGGGACCTGTTCCTCCCATGTGACAGTTGTCATCATGTTCTATGGAACCATCATGTTCATGTATCTGCAGTCAGCCAAAAGTACATACAAAGATCAGGGAAAGTTTGTCTCTCTCTTCTACACAGTGGTGACCCCCATGCTTAATCCTCTTATTTATACTCTGAGGAACAAAGAGGTCAAGGAAGCACTAAAAAAAGTTCTAGGGAAGATTTTGGTAATAAAGTTTACATGA
- the LOC113896608 gene encoding olfactory receptor 2G2-like → MQWTNGSRLLGFILVGFSDRPQLELILFGVILFLYFMTLLGNSTIILVSLLDSKLHNPMYFFLSHLSFLDLCCSSSITPQLLVNLGSSNKSITYGGCVVQLYVSLALGSTECVLLAVMSYDRYVAVCRPLHYAFVMHPRFCNILASMAWLSGVTTTLIQSTLTLQLPFCGNRKVDHFFCEVPVLIKLACVDTTFNQAELFVASVLFLVVPLSLILLSYGNIAQAVLKIKSAIGRRKAFRTCSSHLMVVIIFYGTIIFMYLQPAKSRSKDQGKFVSLFYTVVTPMLNPLIYTLRNKEVKAALKKFMGKTL, encoded by the coding sequence ATGCAGTGGACCAATGGCAGCAGACTCCTTGGGTTCATCCTGGTAGGTTTTTCTGACCGACCTCAATTAGAGCTCATTCTCTTTGGGGTAATCCTGTTTCTTTACTTCATGACGCTCCTCGGCAACTCTACCATCATCCTCGTATCCCTCTTGGATTCTAAACTCCATAatcccatgtactttttcctctccCATCTCTCCTTCCTGGACCTCTGCTGTAGCAGCAGTATTACTCCTCAGCTTTTagtcaacctggggagttccaaTAAGTCTATCACATATGGTGGCTGTGTGGTTCAGCTCTATGTCTCCCTTGCCCTGGGATCCACGGAGTGTGTCCTTCTGGCTGTAAtgtcctatgaccgctatgttgcAGTCTGCCGTCCTCTACATTATGCCTTTGTCATGCACCCTCGGTTCTGTAACATCCTGGCCTCTATGGCGTGGCTCAGTGGGGTGACGACCACCCTTATACAGTCCACCCTCACCCTACAACTCCCCTTTTGTGGGAATCGCAAAGTGGatcatttcttctgtgaagtTCCTGTGCTCATCAAGTTGGCTTGTGTGGACACCACTTTCAACCAGGCAGAACTCTTTGTGGCCAGTGTCTTATTCTTGGTGGTGCCGTTGTCACTCATCTTGCTGTCCTATGGGAACATTGCTCAAGCGGTTCTgaagataaagtcagccattggACGACGTAAAGCATTTAGGACCTGCTCTTCCCACCTGATGGTTGTCATCATCTTCTATGGAACCATTATCTTCATGTATCTCCAGCCAGCCAAGAGTAGATCCAAGGACCAGGGAAAGTTTGTGTCTCTCTTCTACACTGTGGTGACGCCCATGCTTAACCCCCTTATTTATACCCTGAGAAATAAGGAAGTCAAAGCAGCACTGAAAAAATTTATGGGGAAAACTTTATGA